A stretch of Glandiceps talaboti chromosome 18, keGlaTala1.1, whole genome shotgun sequence DNA encodes these proteins:
- the LOC144449156 gene encoding cyclin-dependent kinase 2-associated protein 1-like encodes MDPSQTPIIINRSNVMGTPVMQSVNAMTLQSLQNMHSRQAHPQSKYAELLAVIEDMGRDMRPTYAGSKSSTERLKRGIIHARALVRECLVEAERSSRL; translated from the exons ATGGATCCCTCTCAAACACCGATAATAATAAATCGCTCGAATG TGATGGGAACACCAGTGATGCAATCAGTCAATGCAATGACATTACAAAGCCTACAAAACATGCATTCAAGACAAGCCCATCCACAGAGTAAATATGCAGAGTTATTAGCCGTTATAGAAGATATGGGCAGAGATATGAGACCAACATATGCTGGAAGTAAAAGTTCAACGGAAAGACTCAAAAGAG GTATAATTCATGCCAGAGCACTTGTGAGAGAATGTCTTGTAGAAGCTGAAAGAAGTTCAAGATTATGA
- the LOC144449122 gene encoding uncharacterized protein LOC144449122 encodes QQTCAKSLRKVPGPSAWFNKRFNPRLKLFLGKEDINTWENFYNLTYCPVMPMGFRDVTRRGLIRLVNNANYSTSSLFPNSTGGCIRCAVVGNSGTLKNSKMGAEIDKYDYVFRMNIARLNGYEVDVGSKTHVYGGFPESIYVRELHNFENVYFVTPIFTRFMVGWLESFLNGTIAQGKQIPQRSMNNGTFFNPRMIRILHPDFVRHFHTQFLDKKGWYPSTGGIIAAIATYTCDEIRMFGFGEQNNSTLHYYDHKNTTSFTTGKTNHNFIKEWEVWAQLEKDKLITVYRPNKTSINNTLQEFPIPSLRNSPSTLPPVKPPVLPPVNTSVMPPPIPMVLSVDTFSNDSWLRNFLHIDGPLDLTKANLPNISASVKATYYRPPMLRPQEVPLTCAKSLRKVPGPSAWFNKRFNPRLKLFLGKEDINTWENFYNLTYCPVMPMGFRDVTRRGLIRLVNNANYSTSSLFPNSTGGCIRCAVVGNSGTLKNSKMGAEIDKYDYVFRMNIARLNGYEVDVGSKTHVYGGFPESIYVRELHNFENVYFVTPIFTRFMVGWLESFLNGTIAQGKKIPQRSMNNGTFFNPRMIRILHPDFVRHFHTQFLDKKGWYPSTGGIIAAIATYTCDEIRMFGFGEQNNSTLHYYDHKNTTSFTTGKTNHNFIKEWEIWAQLEKDKLITVYRPNKTSINNT; translated from the exons CAACAGACATGTGCTAAAAGTTTACGAAAAGTGCCAGGTCCGTCTGCCTGGTTCAACAAACGATTTAATCCACGATTGAAATTATTCCTTGGAAAGGAAGACATTAATACATGGGAGAACTTCTATAACTTAACTTACTGTCCAGTCATGCCAATGGGATTCAGGGATGTCACTAGACGAG GTTTAATTCGATTGGTGAACAATGCAAACTACTCAACTTCTTCATTATTTCCAAACTCCACTGGTGGATGTATTCGATGTGCTGTTGTAGGTAACAGTGGTACCCTCAAAAATTCGAAGATGGGAGCtgaaattgacaaatatgaTTATGTCTTCAG AATGAATATTGCACGGCTTAATGGCTATGAAGTCGATGTTGGAAGCAAAACTCATGTTTACGGTGGTTTTCCTGAATCTATTTATGTTAGAGAACTGCACAATTTTGAG aatgtttactttgttactCCCATATTCACTCGGTTTATGGTGGGATGGCTTGAAAGTTTTCTCAATGGTACCATCGCTCAGGGTAAACAAAT ACCACAGCGTTCTATGAACAATGGTACATTCTTCAATCCTCGGATGATACGAATCCTTCATCCAGACTTCGTCAGACATTTCCACACACAATTCTTAGACAAAAAAGGATGGTATCCATCGACAG GAGGAATTATAGCTGCCATtgctacatatacatgtgatgagATCAGAATGTTTGGTTTTGGAGAACAAAACAACTCAACTTTACATTACTATGACCACAAGAACACTACTTCCTTTACCACTGGAAAAACAAACCATAACTTTATCAAAGAATGGGAAGTCTGGGCACAATTGGAAAAGGATAAACTTATAACCGTGTACCGACCAAACAAGACATCAATAAACAATAC TTTGCAAGAATTTCCCATTCCAAGTTTGAGGAATTCACCCTCAACGCTACCACCAGTAAAACCACCAGTACTGCCTCCAGTGAACACATCAGTGATGCCACCACCGATACCAATGGTGTTGTCAGTTGACACTTTCTCAAACGACAGCTGGCTTCGTAATTTTCTGCATATTGACGGTCCATTGGATTTGACGAAAGCAAACCTCCCAAATATCTCAGCTAGTGTCAAGGCCACCTATTATCGCCCACCAATGCTACGGCCACAGGAAGTCCCATTG ACATGTGCTAAAAGTTTACGAAAAGTGCCAGGTCCGTCTGCCTGGTTCAACAAACGATTTAATCCACGATTGAAATTATTCCTTGGAAAGGAAGACATTAATACATGGGAGAACTTCTATAACTTAACTTACTGTCCAGTCATGCCAATGGGATTCAGGGATGTCACTAGACGAG GTTTAATTCGATTGGTGAACAATGCAAACTACTCAACTTCTTCATTATTTCCAAACTCCACTGGTGGATGTATTCGATGTGCTGTTGTAGGTAACAGTGGTACCCTCAAAAATTCGAAGATGGGAGCtgaaattgacaaatatgaTTATGTCTTCAG AATGAATATTGCACGGCTTAATGGCTATGAAGTCGATGTTGGAAGCAAAACTCATGTTTACGGTGGTTTTCCTGAATCTATTTATGTTAGAGAACTGCACAATTTTGAG aatgtttactttgttactCCCATATTCACTCGGTTTATGGTGGGATGGCTTGAAAGTTTTCTCAATGGTACCATCGCTCAGGGTaaaaaaat ACCACAGCGTTCTATGAACAATGGTACATTCTTCAATCCTCGGATGATACGAATCCTTCATCCAGACTTCGTCAGACATTTCCACACACAATTCTTAGACAAAAAAGGATGGTATCCATCGACAG GAGGAATTATAGCTGCCATtgctacatatacatgtgatgagATCAGAATGTTTGGTTTTGGAGAACAAAACAACTCAACTTTACATTACTATGACCACAAGAACACTACTTCCTTTACCACTGGAAAAACAAACCATAACTTTATCAAAGAATGGGAAATCTGGGCACAATTGGAAAAGGATAAACTTATAACCGTCTACAGACCAAACAAGACATCAATAAACAATACGTAA
- the LOC144449124 gene encoding nucleoside diphosphate-linked moiety X motif 6-like, which translates to MENDAGKNCFHGDRDRYHGIVIDAKEQKCKDDEEFEEILKASLAAWQQEGLRGIHLKIKLEQASRIPIAAKHGFKFHHTKPTYVWMVKWLPTDVPNLIPNFANHYIGVAGFVVNDNNEVLVIQERFGFTFNQKTHWKLPGGLADTGENIPDTARREVLEETGIDTEFISLLCFRQQHNFKFGQSDIYFICYMKPKNLDIKSCPQEIKSCQWMKLEDYASHPDVTDTNRYIIKCYMDSVKRGHQFHIGTTPVLNFRKTFPNLVYSVVSSDAETRTDKDCVWDGNLGNQSTNLQTNSSNTT; encoded by the exons ATGGAAAATGATGCAGGAAAgaactgtttccatggtgatcGTGACAGGTACCATGGTATCGTTATTGATGCCAAAGAACAGAAGTGTAAAGATGATGAGGAATTTGAAGAGATACTAAAAG CTTCACTGGCTGCATGGCAACAAGAAGGTCTTAGAGGAATACATTTGAAGATAAAACTTGAACAGGCATCTCGTATACCAATAGCTGCTAAG CATGGTTTTAAATTCCACCATACAAAACCAACATATGTTTGGATGGTGAAATGGCTACCAACAGATGTACCAAATCTTATACCAAATTTTGCAAACCATTATATTG gAGTGGCAGGGTTTGTTGTCAATGATAACAATGAAGTTCTTGTTATACAAGAGAGGTTTGGGTTTACCTTTAATCAGAAGACCCATTGGAAACTGCCTGGTGGACTTGCAGATACGG GTGAAAATATTCCAGATACAGCCAGACGAGAAGTATTGGAGGAAACTGGAATAGACACTGAATTTATATCATTACTATGCTTTAGACAACAACACAATTTCAAGTTTGGTCAAtctgatatttatttcatatgttaCATGAAACCTAAAAATTTAGACATCAAGTCTTGTCCTCAGGAAATTAAAAGCTGTCAATGGATGAAG TTGGAAGACTATGCATCTCACCCCGACGTCACTGATACTAATCGTTACATCATCAAATGTTACATGGACAGTGTCAAGCGTGGCCATCAATTCCACATTGGAACCACTCCAGTGCTAAACTTCAGGAAGACATTTCCTAATCTCGTCTACAGTGTGGTATCAAGTGATGCAGAAACTAGAACTGACAAAGATTGTGTATGGGATGGTAACCTCGGAAACCAGTCAACAAACTTACAAACAAATTCCTCAAACACCACATAA